One segment of Natronosalvus halobius DNA contains the following:
- a CDS encoding HalX domain-containing protein, with protein sequence MSDEPEVLVVDDESRLADLFAAWLGADRPVATAYDGEEALEKMTDSVEVVLLDRRMPGLSGDEVLQQIRDDGYDCRVVMVTAVDPDFDIIEMGFDDYLVKPVSKDELLEMVQDVSTRSEYKSDIQEYYALVSKKALLEAEKADRELADHDEYQKLSSRVDRLREQVDETISGMSTHDDFVGAFQDLQTEN encoded by the coding sequence GTGAGCGACGAACCTGAGGTTCTCGTCGTCGACGACGAGTCGCGTCTCGCCGATCTCTTTGCGGCCTGGCTCGGAGCGGACCGTCCCGTCGCCACCGCCTACGACGGCGAGGAAGCCCTCGAGAAGATGACCGACTCTGTCGAGGTCGTACTCCTCGATCGTCGCATGCCAGGGCTCTCCGGTGACGAAGTCCTCCAGCAGATCCGTGACGATGGATACGACTGCCGAGTCGTGATGGTTACGGCCGTCGACCCCGACTTCGACATCATCGAGATGGGCTTCGACGACTATCTGGTCAAGCCGGTCTCGAAGGACGAACTCCTCGAGATGGTCCAGGACGTATCGACCCGATCCGAATACAAGAGCGACATCCAGGAGTACTACGCCCTGGTCTCGAAGAAAGCGCTCCTCGAGGCCGAAAAGGCGGATCGCGAACTCGCGGACCACGACGAGTATCAGAAACTCAGTAGCCGCGTCGATAGGCTCCGAGAGCAGGTCGACGAGACGATTTCCGGAATGTCTACCCACGACGACTTCGTCGGTGCGTTCCAGGATCTCCAGACCGAAAACTGA
- a CDS encoding PAS domain S-box protein, whose translation MTADDRYSRGRPRVLCVSEALETRTTLTRALAEATVTVVLASTEEAAIERLEHERVGVVVLDVETVSRVSSLLETVETRWPGTPVFGYRSGVDDSVGGDHDDGPPEGVADATDLPTFEDPGALTSAVVAHLEDDAAQVALVTNRVKRRLSDARTASEIERSIREPFTTRDRYLFAWVGEYDPGERAIIPWIPTETPVDWPLQRTFSIGDGTHPLLEYVLRSRTSTVRHGFDEASTVTAIPFGEVAVDRGATSVAVAPLATEDDRYGVLVAYADGPLNDREREAIDSMAETASYALESIAIRGQLSQQTQSLRRYERLVETAGDGMYVVDADGHFTTINDALVEMTGHTREGLLGEHHSLLFEGPDDERKDQDGASRHPLERLPDSGETATTFETILETKAGERIPCETQAAVVGDDDTFRGTVGVVRDVSDRKRRERKLREQNERLDAFAQIVSHDLRNPLGVAQGYLSLAEETGSPEDFTQVRDGLERMEAIIADVLAVAREGEWASDLESIDLEAAAREAWENVTAENATLIVESSVTLEADRSPMLRLLENLFRNAIEHGSAEDSSPLTIRVGRLERGDSTPLDGFYVADDGHGIPESMRNEVFDSSVSTGSEGIGLGLWVVREVAHGHGWSVSTVESEEGGARFEFEFAVEA comes from the coding sequence ATGACCGCCGACGACCGATACTCTCGAGGTCGCCCCCGCGTGCTCTGTGTGAGCGAGGCTCTGGAGACGCGAACCACTCTCACTCGAGCGCTCGCCGAGGCGACCGTCACCGTCGTGCTCGCCAGTACGGAAGAGGCAGCGATCGAACGACTCGAGCACGAACGAGTCGGCGTCGTCGTCCTGGACGTGGAGACCGTCTCCAGGGTGTCGTCGCTGCTCGAGACCGTCGAAACGCGGTGGCCGGGGACCCCCGTGTTCGGCTATCGCAGTGGGGTCGACGACTCGGTTGGAGGCGATCACGACGACGGACCTCCCGAAGGCGTCGCCGACGCCACCGACTTGCCGACGTTCGAGGATCCAGGAGCGCTCACCAGCGCGGTCGTGGCACACCTCGAGGACGATGCCGCCCAGGTCGCGCTCGTCACCAACCGGGTGAAACGGCGACTCTCAGATGCCCGGACCGCGAGCGAGATCGAGCGGTCGATTCGAGAGCCGTTTACGACCCGGGATCGCTACCTGTTCGCCTGGGTTGGCGAGTACGACCCCGGCGAGCGGGCGATCATCCCCTGGATACCCACCGAGACGCCCGTCGACTGGCCGCTCCAGCGAACGTTTTCGATCGGGGACGGCACGCACCCGCTGCTAGAGTACGTGCTTCGATCGCGAACGTCCACCGTCCGCCACGGATTCGACGAGGCGTCGACGGTGACGGCAATTCCGTTTGGTGAGGTCGCCGTCGACCGTGGGGCGACCTCCGTTGCGGTCGCTCCGCTGGCGACAGAGGACGATCGGTACGGCGTCCTCGTCGCGTACGCTGACGGTCCGCTGAACGACCGCGAACGCGAGGCGATCGATTCGATGGCCGAAACCGCGTCCTACGCCCTCGAGTCGATTGCGATCCGGGGGCAACTCTCCCAGCAGACGCAGTCACTTCGCCGGTACGAACGGCTGGTCGAGACGGCCGGCGACGGGATGTACGTCGTCGACGCCGACGGCCACTTCACGACGATCAACGACGCACTCGTCGAGATGACCGGCCACACCAGGGAAGGGCTCCTCGGTGAGCACCACTCGCTCCTGTTCGAGGGGCCAGACGACGAACGCAAGGACCAGGACGGCGCGTCCCGACACCCACTCGAGCGATTACCCGACTCGGGCGAGACGGCGACGACGTTCGAGACGATCCTCGAGACGAAGGCTGGCGAGCGGATTCCCTGCGAGACGCAGGCGGCAGTCGTCGGCGACGACGATACATTTCGCGGCACCGTCGGGGTGGTTCGCGACGTCTCCGATCGAAAGCGACGTGAACGCAAACTCCGCGAGCAAAACGAGCGACTCGACGCGTTCGCCCAGATCGTTAGCCACGACCTTCGCAACCCGCTCGGCGTCGCCCAGGGGTATCTCTCGCTCGCGGAGGAGACGGGTTCCCCGGAAGATTTCACACAGGTTCGCGACGGACTCGAGCGCATGGAGGCGATCATCGCCGACGTGCTCGCCGTCGCGCGCGAAGGCGAGTGGGCGAGTGACCTCGAATCGATCGACCTCGAGGCCGCCGCCAGGGAGGCCTGGGAGAACGTCACTGCCGAGAACGCGACCCTGATCGTCGAATCGTCGGTGACGCTCGAGGCTGATCGGTCACCGATGCTCCGGTTGCTCGAGAACCTGTTTCGCAATGCGATCGAACACGGTTCGGCCGAGGACTCGAGCCCGCTCACGATCCGCGTCGGCCGACTCGAGCGTGGGGACTCGACCCCGTTGGACGGATTCTACGTCGCTGACGACGGACACGGGATACCCGAATCGATGCGCAACGAGGTCTTCGATTCGTCCGTGTCGACCGGTTCGGAGGGGATCGGTCTCGGCCTCTGGGTCGTCAGAGAGGTCGCCCACGGCCACGGCTGGTCGGTCAGCACGGTCGAGAGCGAGGAGGGTGGCGCGAGGTTCGAGTTCGAGTTTGCGGTCGAGGCGTAG